One window of Desulfarculus baarsii DSM 2075 genomic DNA carries:
- a CDS encoding FMN-binding glutamate synthase family protein, protein MNLNRPNSNEAIQTKNRSRDVAPQSGLCTRCMDGCKGNCDLFQATFRGRELLYPGPFGDVTAGADKDYPEDYSHLQIMGYALGADGTQADPDHATFPTVSTETSFGVTHKVKMKIPMFTGALGSTEIARKNWEHFAIGAAITGISLVCGENVCGIDPGLEFDNNGKVKKAPDMERRVELYRRYHEGYGDILVQMNVEDTRLGVAEYVVDKLGVETIELKWGQGAKCIGGEIKVNSLERAQELKRRGYIVTPDPDNPAMQAAFKSGAIKEFERHSRLGFVDQESFHKEVERLRNLGAKRVTLKTGAYPMRELAMAIKWASEAKIDLLTIDGAPGGTGMSPWRMMEEWGIPALYLHSMTYELCKRLADNGEWVPDIAFAGGFSTEDHIFKALALGAPFTKAVCMGRALMIPGMVGKNIQKWLDGEDGGLPSTVSKYGATKEEIFVCLEELKGKFGSEINNIPLGAVGIFSAGEKLRVGLQQLMAGARKWRVDLITRKELACLTEQAAKVTGLPYIMDAYREEALAVIDGKDWTKVRAIA, encoded by the coding sequence ATGAATCTCAATCGTCCCAACTCCAACGAAGCCATCCAGACCAAAAACCGCTCGCGCGACGTCGCCCCCCAGTCGGGCCTCTGCACCCGCTGCATGGACGGCTGTAAGGGCAACTGCGACCTGTTCCAGGCCACCTTCCGCGGCCGCGAGCTGCTCTATCCCGGGCCCTTCGGCGACGTCACCGCCGGCGCCGACAAGGACTACCCCGAGGACTACAGCCACCTGCAAATCATGGGCTACGCCCTCGGCGCCGACGGCACCCAGGCCGACCCCGATCACGCCACCTTCCCCACCGTCAGCACCGAGACCTCCTTTGGCGTCACCCACAAGGTCAAGATGAAGATCCCCATGTTCACCGGCGCGCTGGGCTCCACCGAGATCGCCCGCAAGAACTGGGAGCACTTCGCCATCGGCGCGGCCATCACCGGCATCAGCCTGGTCTGTGGCGAGAACGTCTGTGGCATCGACCCGGGCCTGGAGTTCGACAACAACGGCAAGGTCAAAAAAGCCCCCGACATGGAGCGCCGCGTCGAGCTCTACCGCCGCTATCATGAGGGCTACGGCGACATCCTCGTGCAGATGAACGTCGAGGACACCCGCCTGGGCGTGGCCGAGTACGTCGTCGACAAGTTGGGCGTGGAGACCATCGAGCTGAAGTGGGGCCAGGGCGCCAAGTGCATCGGCGGCGAGATCAAGGTCAACAGCCTCGAGCGGGCCCAGGAGCTCAAGCGCCGTGGCTACATCGTCACCCCCGATCCCGACAACCCGGCCATGCAGGCGGCCTTCAAGTCCGGGGCCATCAAGGAGTTCGAGCGCCACAGCCGCCTGGGCTTTGTCGATCAAGAGAGCTTCCACAAGGAAGTCGAGCGCCTGCGCAACCTGGGCGCCAAGCGCGTGACCCTCAAGACCGGCGCTTATCCCATGCGCGAGCTGGCCATGGCCATCAAGTGGGCCTCCGAGGCCAAGATCGACCTGCTGACCATCGACGGCGCGCCCGGCGGCACCGGCATGAGCCCCTGGCGGATGATGGAAGAGTGGGGCATCCCCGCCCTCTACCTGCACTCCATGACCTACGAGCTGTGCAAGCGCCTGGCCGACAATGGCGAGTGGGTGCCCGACATCGCCTTTGCCGGCGGTTTCTCCACCGAGGACCACATCTTCAAGGCCCTGGCCCTGGGCGCTCCCTTCACCAAGGCCGTGTGCATGGGCCGCGCCCTGATGATCCCCGGCATGGTCGGCAAAAACATCCAGAAGTGGCTTGACGGCGAGGACGGCGGCCTGCCCAGCACCGTGAGCAAATACGGCGCGACCAAGGAAGAGATCTTCGTCTGCCTCGAGGAGCTCAAAGGCAAGTTCGGCTCCGAGATCAACAACATCCCCCTGGGCGCGGTGGGCATCTTCAGCGCCGGCGAAAAGCTGCGCGTGGGCCTGCAACAGCTCATGGCCGGCGCGCGCAAGTGGCGCGTGGACCTGATCACCCGCAAGGAGCTGGCCTGCCTCACCGAGCAGGCGGCCAAGGTCACGGGCCTGCCCTACATCATGGACGCCTATCGCGAAGAGGCCCTGGCCGTCATCGACGGCAAGGACTGGACCAAAGTCCGGGCCATCGCCTAA